From Chitinophagales bacterium, the proteins below share one genomic window:
- a CDS encoding cytochrome C oxidase subunit IV family protein — MSNEHGESTDMVKLIWRTTLWLSIITVVEIALAVTLTEFFTENGMLLVLNAFYIIMSLAKAFFIVSVFMHLKFEVKYLAITILIPMTFLLFAVIALLAEGDSWLHMRTY, encoded by the coding sequence ATGAGTAACGAACACGGCGAAAGCACTGACATGGTAAAACTGATCTGGAGAACCACTTTATGGCTTTCCATCATCACGGTAGTTGAAATCGCACTGGCGGTTACCCTTACGGAATTCTTCACCGAAAACGGTATGCTGCTGGTATTGAATGCATTTTATATCATCATGAGCCTTGCCAAAGCATTCTTCATCGTTTCTGTTTTCATGCACCTTAAGTTTGAAGTGAAATACCTTGCCATTACCATTCTTATTCCCATGACGTTTCTGCTCTTCGCCGTAATTGCATTGCTGGCAGAAGGTGATTCATGGCTGCACATGCGAACCTATTGA
- a CDS encoding cytochrome c oxidase subunit 3 gives MAEATLSTTAVRPSIWNGGRSPFKVSWGKLMMWYFLVGDSFSFASFLITYGALRFSYNAWPAPTHVFSSVPFLEGVKLPLMFVSFMTFTLIMSSVTMVLAVHYGNHEMNRKKVTKWLLLTILGGIIFLSSQAWEWTHLIVDEHMTLASNPFGAPAFGWLFFTITGFHGFHVFTGVVINSIVCRKVARGDYDRKGSYEMIEKIGLYWHFVDLVWVFVFMAFYLL, from the coding sequence ATGGCAGAAGCAACACTTTCAACTACCGCCGTAAGGCCTTCGATCTGGAACGGGGGGCGATCACCTTTCAAGGTGAGTTGGGGAAAACTGATGATGTGGTATTTCCTCGTGGGCGACTCCTTTTCATTCGCATCCTTTCTCATTACCTATGGAGCGTTGCGCTTTAGTTATAACGCATGGCCGGCACCCACGCATGTCTTCTCTTCTGTGCCTTTCCTCGAAGGTGTGAAGCTGCCTTTGATGTTTGTGAGTTTCATGACCTTTACGCTTATCATGAGCAGTGTAACCATGGTACTTGCGGTGCACTACGGCAATCATGAAATGAACCGTAAAAAGGTGACGAAGTGGTTGTTGCTTACCATACTAGGTGGCATCATATTCCTAAGCAGCCAGGCATGGGAATGGACGCACCTGATTGTGGATGAACACATGACGCTGGCTTCCAATCCTTTTGGCGCGCCGGCTTTCGGATGGTTGTTTTTCACGATTACGGGCTTCCATGGTTTCCACGTGTTCACCGGCGTGGTGATTAACAGCATTGTGTGCAGAAAGGTGGCCCGGGGCGATTATGACCGGAAGGGCAGCTACGAGATGATTGAGAAGATTGGATTGTACTGGCACTTTGTGGACCTGGTGTGGGTATTTGTGTTCATGGCATTTTACCTGCTTTGA
- a CDS encoding cytochrome c oxidase subunit 3, whose amino-acid sequence MTSATANNNRFHPLKFGLWLGIASIIMLFASLTSAYIVRKAQGNWVEFGMPPVFWINTAVILLSSFTMHWALNSFRRFKEGTYRIALFITFVLGVLFLAGQYYGWLDLANRGIYIDGNPSGSFVYAISGVHAVHILGGLVFMLVMLIRAMIRRFNPNRLTGVQMMATYWHFVDVLWIYLFIFFQINLS is encoded by the coding sequence ATGACAAGCGCTACTGCAAATAACAACCGATTCCATCCGCTTAAATTCGGCCTGTGGCTGGGTATTGCAAGCATCATCATGTTGTTTGCCTCTCTCACGAGCGCCTATATTGTCAGGAAAGCGCAAGGCAATTGGGTGGAGTTTGGAATGCCGCCCGTATTTTGGATTAATACCGCTGTGATCTTACTGAGCAGCTTTACCATGCACTGGGCTTTGAATTCCTTCAGGCGGTTTAAGGAGGGCACATACCGCATCGCACTCTTCATCACATTCGTTTTAGGCGTTCTTTTCCTGGCAGGCCAGTATTACGGATGGCTCGACCTTGCCAACCGCGGAATTTACATTGATGGAAATCCGTCGGGATCATTCGTGTACGCCATTTCCGGTGTACATGCAGTGCATATCCTGGGCGGATTGGTATTTATGCTGGTGATGCTGATCAGGGCAATGATCAGGCGTTTTAATCCCAACCGCCTGACCGGTGTACAGATGATGGCGACCTACTGGCACTTTGTAGATGTGCTCTGGATTTACCTTTTTATCTTTTTTCAAATTAATCTTTCTTAA
- the cyoE gene encoding heme o synthase, translating into MNQIKTAERISIALIISSKLKDYSQLVKLRLSMLVIFSSVTGYLMAANGNWEWPQLLLLILAGFLTTASSNALNQVIEKDFDRLMKRTANRPLPTERMTNAEALLAAGIFGVAGITIFWIYFNQLAALFSAIALLCYAFIYTPLKRFSPVAVFVGAIPGALPPLIGWVSATGLLSPVAFALFGIQFMWQFPHFWAIAWVGHDDYMRAGYKLLPSKEGRSKFSAMQIMLYILVLIPVSLVPAWMEISGIISALIVLFCGIVFLIQSVLLLQQCSIEAAKKLMFGSFFYLPIVQLAIYFDRI; encoded by the coding sequence ATGAATCAAATTAAGACAGCAGAACGCATCAGCATAGCCTTGATCATATCCTCGAAGCTGAAGGATTATTCGCAGCTTGTGAAGCTCAGGCTTTCGATGCTGGTCATTTTTTCCTCTGTGACAGGATACCTGATGGCTGCCAACGGAAACTGGGAATGGCCTCAGCTTTTGTTACTCATCCTTGCGGGTTTCTTAACCACCGCTTCATCCAATGCGCTGAACCAGGTAATTGAGAAAGATTTTGACCGCTTGATGAAACGCACAGCCAACCGCCCGTTACCTACGGAAAGAATGACCAATGCGGAAGCATTGCTTGCAGCCGGCATATTCGGCGTAGCTGGCATTACCATCTTCTGGATCTATTTTAATCAGCTTGCCGCGCTGTTCAGTGCGATTGCGTTGCTGTGCTATGCATTCATCTATACACCACTGAAAAGATTTTCACCCGTAGCGGTTTTCGTAGGCGCTATTCCCGGTGCATTGCCGCCGCTGATTGGCTGGGTAAGCGCAACAGGGCTATTGTCGCCTGTAGCTTTTGCCTTGTTTGGCATTCAGTTTATGTGGCAGTTCCCTCATTTCTGGGCCATTGCCTGGGTGGGCCATGATGATTACATGCGGGCCGGTTATAAGTTGCTGCCTTCCAAAGAGGGCAGGAGCAAATTCAGTGCAATGCAGATCATGTTGTACATCTTAGTGCTGATTCCGGTAAGCCTGGTGCCGGCCTGGATGGAAATCAGCGGCATTATTTCAGCGTTGATTGTATTGTTCTGCGGCATTGTATTTCTGATTCAATCCGTTTTACTCCTGCAGCAATGCAGCATTGAAGCCGCGAAGAAACTAATGTTTGGCTCTTTCTTTTATTTACCGATTGTTCAGCTGGCCATTTACTTTGACAGGATATAG
- a CDS encoding cbb3-type cytochrome c oxidase subunit I: MGEIHEPHGHHEHHKDSFITKYIFSQDHKMIAKQFLITGIFWALVGGMLSVVFRVQLGFPNQAFPILETIFGKWAPGGIISPEFYYMLVTMHGTLLVFFVLTAGLSGTFANLLLPLQIGARDMASPFLNMLSYWFFFLASVVMMSSFFLPEGASDVGWTAYPPLSAVRESAPGAGAGMDFWLVGMALFIFSSLLGGLNYITTVLNLRTKGMSMAKMPLTVWALLITAVLGLLSFPVLLGAAILLILDRTIGTSFYLDNIFINGHALPNDGGNAILYQHLFWFLGHPEVYIIILPAFGLVSEVLATNARKPIFGYRAMILSMLAIAILAFVVWAHHMFVTGLNPFVASVFVFLTLLVAVPSAIKVFNWIATIWQGNIRFTPAMLFAIGFVSMFISGGLTGIFLGNSSLDIELHDTYFVIAHFHIVMGVSAFFGMFAGVYHWFPKMYGRFMNNTLGYIHFWITMVGAYMIFWPMHYMGLAGVPRRYYSFDAFQSFNMFGGLNQFITLAAMLVFFAQLLFVVNFLFSMFYGRKLKSKNPWDSNTIEWTTPINAGHGNWPGELPTVYRWPYDYSKNGDEFIPQTTPLKEGETGGH; encoded by the coding sequence ATGGGTGAAATTCATGAGCCACACGGCCATCATGAGCATCACAAAGACAGTTTCATTACCAAATATATCTTCAGCCAGGATCATAAGATGATCGCCAAACAGTTCCTGATTACAGGCATTTTCTGGGCCTTAGTCGGAGGCATGCTGTCTGTAGTTTTTCGTGTACAACTCGGTTTCCCGAATCAGGCCTTCCCGATTCTTGAAACGATCTTCGGCAAATGGGCGCCAGGTGGTATCATCAGCCCTGAGTTTTATTACATGCTGGTAACCATGCACGGCACCTTGCTGGTATTTTTTGTGCTCACCGCCGGCCTCAGCGGCACCTTTGCCAACTTGCTGTTGCCATTACAGATAGGCGCCCGCGACATGGCATCTCCGTTTTTAAATATGCTTTCTTACTGGTTCTTCTTTTTAGCAAGCGTGGTGATGATGTCCTCCTTCTTTTTACCGGAAGGTGCATCTGATGTGGGATGGACTGCTTATCCTCCTTTAAGCGCAGTACGTGAATCAGCACCGGGAGCAGGAGCAGGCATGGACTTTTGGCTCGTCGGCATGGCCCTGTTTATTTTTTCAAGTCTGCTGGGTGGCCTTAACTATATCACTACAGTGCTGAACCTTCGTACAAAAGGCATGTCCATGGCCAAGATGCCGCTCACAGTATGGGCATTGCTGATAACCGCTGTACTTGGTTTGCTTTCCTTTCCGGTACTGCTTGGCGCCGCCATTCTTCTCATATTAGACCGCACCATTGGCACCAGCTTTTATCTCGATAACATTTTTATCAATGGACATGCGCTGCCTAATGATGGTGGCAATGCCATTCTCTATCAGCATCTCTTCTGGTTCCTTGGCCATCCTGAAGTATATATTATCATCCTGCCTGCCTTTGGATTGGTTTCAGAAGTGCTGGCCACCAATGCACGCAAGCCCATATTCGGATACCGTGCCATGATACTTTCAATGCTGGCTATTGCCATATTGGCTTTCGTGGTGTGGGCGCATCATATGTTTGTAACCGGACTGAACCCATTTGTGGCTTCCGTGTTTGTATTTCTCACCTTGCTCGTGGCTGTACCCTCCGCTATCAAAGTATTCAACTGGATAGCCACTATCTGGCAGGGTAACATCCGGTTTACGCCGGCTATGTTGTTTGCCATCGGTTTTGTATCAATGTTTATTTCTGGCGGCCTCACCGGTATTTTCCTCGGTAATTCTTCACTCGATATTGAGCTGCACGACACCTACTTCGTTATCGCACACTTCCACATTGTGATGGGTGTGTCGGCCTTCTTTGGCATGTTCGCAGGGGTTTATCACTGGTTTCCCAAAATGTATGGCCGATTCATGAATAATACGCTTGGTTACATTCATTTCTGGATCACGATGGTTGGCGCTTACATGATCTTCTGGCCAATGCACTATATGGGTCTTGCAGGTGTTCCACGGAGATATTATTCTTTTGATGCCTTTCAGTCATTCAATATGTTTGGTGGCCTCAATCAGTTCATCACGTTGGCGGCTATGCTGGTGTTCTTTGCACAGCTCCTCTTCGTCGTGAATTTCCTGTTCAGTATGTTCTACGGGCGTAAGCTCAAGTCAAAAAATCCATGGGATTCGAATACCATTGAATGGACGACGCCTATCAATGCTGGGCATGGCAACTGGCCGGGTGAACTGCCTACCGTTTACCGCTGGCCTTATGACTACAGTAAAAATGGCGACGAATTCATTCCGCAAACCACGCCGCTGAAGGAAGGCGAAACGGGCGGGCATTAA
- a CDS encoding cytochrome c oxidase subunit II: MTTSLLVVIAVVLFTLVIFQLAKTTEFVAILRGEEKTHLESDRINSRLMLIFLILGMIALAWSLVYFKDDMILEAASVHGAWIDSMFNVTLFFTGIMFVLTQVALFYFAWKYKHTKGRKALYYPENNKLEMWWTVIPAIVLTTLVVIGLYRWFQITGPEPKDSDVVEITGKQFNWMLRYPGKDGKMGANQFEYITEGNGVGIDFNDANSKDDFMPNEMHLVVNKPVLLKIKARDVIHDVGIPWFRVKMDAVPGITTRFWFTPTVTTAEMKQKTGNPDFVYEIACDQLCGKGHFGMKGTIVVETQEEFDKWSASQQSFYDAVIKGTAEEKKFADLSEQLKNAEAAKASMPHHE, encoded by the coding sequence ATGACCACATCTCTTTTAGTTGTTATTGCCGTTGTACTGTTTACGCTGGTTATTTTTCAGCTCGCAAAAACTACCGAGTTTGTAGCCATTTTGCGCGGCGAGGAAAAAACGCACCTGGAATCAGACAGGATCAACTCCCGCCTGATGTTGATCTTCCTTATACTGGGGATGATAGCACTGGCCTGGTCTCTGGTATATTTTAAAGATGATATGATACTGGAGGCTGCTTCTGTGCATGGGGCATGGATTGACAGCATGTTCAACGTAACATTATTTTTCACGGGTATTATGTTTGTGCTTACACAGGTAGCCCTGTTTTATTTTGCATGGAAATACAAGCATACCAAAGGAAGAAAAGCACTCTATTATCCTGAAAACAATAAGCTGGAGATGTGGTGGACAGTGATCCCAGCCATAGTGCTCACCACACTGGTGGTTATCGGTCTCTATCGCTGGTTTCAGATTACAGGTCCCGAACCCAAGGATTCAGATGTGGTGGAAATCACCGGTAAACAATTTAACTGGATGCTCCGTTATCCGGGAAAGGATGGAAAAATGGGTGCCAATCAGTTTGAATATATCACGGAAGGCAATGGTGTCGGCATTGATTTTAATGATGCCAACAGCAAGGATGACTTTATGCCGAATGAAATGCACCTCGTTGTGAATAAGCCGGTGCTGCTGAAGATCAAAGCGCGCGATGTGATTCACGATGTGGGTATTCCATGGTTCAGGGTGAAGATGGATGCTGTTCCGGGTATCACCACCAGATTTTGGTTTACACCTACGGTGACAACGGCGGAGATGAAGCAGAAAACCGGCAATCCCGATTTTGTATATGAAATTGCCTGTGATCAGTTGTGTGGTAAAGGCCATTTTGGAATGAAAGGAACGATCGTGGTGGAAACACAGGAGGAGTTTGATAAATGGTCGGCATCACAGCAGTCATTTTATGATGCGGTGATTAAGGGAACTGCCGAAGAGAAAAAATTTGCTGATCTCAGCGAACAATTGAAAAATGCAGAAGCAGCTAAGGCAAGCATGCCGCACCACGAATAA